TTAAAACCTCATTACGTTTTTGATAGCAATGTGGTTATCTTAACCCTATTCCCGGGTATACAAGAAAGTATTGTTTCTGCTCTATTGCATGTAGAGGGATTGAAAGCAGTTGTTCTAAAAACATTTGGTTCAGGTAACGCCCCACAAAAAGAGTGGTTTATTCGTGAACTACGAGAAGCCAACGAGCGGGGTATTATCATCGTCAATATCACACAATGTACTTCGGGAGGAGTAGAAATGGAACGTTATGAAACAGGATTACAACTGCTCGAAGCAGGTGTGGTTAGCGGGCATGACAGTACCCCGGAATCCGCTCTGGCTAAACTGATGTTTCTTCTAGGTCATAAGTTGAGTAATAAAGAAATTAAATATAAGATGAACTCTTCCATTGCAGGTGAAGTAACTAAAATCAAACGCTAACCCTATTTTCATCTTCCTTACCTTTAAAAAAATAAGATCTTCTTTTAAAGATAGATAAAATATACAACTTTTGTAATTTATCTCTTTATAAGAAGATTTTCATTTTAAGCTAACTTGTTTTATTACAGTATCTTAAACATATTTATTTGAAAGTTGATAGATCTATCCACTATATAGATAAAATAAGTTAAATCAATCAACAAAAAGCAATATTTTTCATTTTAATATTAAAGATTCAAGTAATTTTGTGGCAAAATTAAGTTTTTAGCAACTTGATCTTAAGAAAAATATATTTATAGAATAACTGAATATGAAAATTACATTAAAACAAACTCTTGCGATTGCGTTATTAACGCTTTCTGGTATGTTTGTAAGTTGTGTTGATTCTGGAAAAGATCTCTATGATGCGCAAAAGACCAAAGCATTATATGAAGAGGCTTTCCCTGTAAAAAATGTAGATCCTGAAATGGATTGGAAAACAACAAATACAGCCAGTGTCAATGTTAGTGTAAATGAGGATGAAGGAATCGATTATAAAATACAAGTATTCGACGCCAACCCTCTCAATCCTGAAAGCAAAGCAAAATTATTAACTTCTGGTGAGGCTAATAATGAGACATCCTTTACTACTACAATGGATTATCCGAGTGCATTAACTAGAGTATTTATAGCTCGTGTTGATGCTAATGGTAGATACATGGTAACGACAGATAGTATTAAAAATGGTGTCATAACAGCCTCCTTTGGAAATACAACGATAAGCAATCGTTCACTTACAAGAGCGGCTTCCAATGAAATCCCAACCATTGATGCTCCTTACAGCCCTAGCGATGTTTCCACCATGCTAAACAATGTAAATGCAACTGAAATAAAGGATGGATGGGATTTAGCTGGCAAAAAATCATGGGGAGGGGACTATAGTACATACCCTATATTTAGTATACCTAATACTAATATTCGCTATTTTAAAATAACGAAAAACGTTTCAACAAACTTTAGTATTACTTCCACTAATACTAAAGCAAAAGTAATAATAACAGGAAAACTTACCATCAATAATAATTATAACATCAACAGCGGTGAATTCATTATAGCTGATGGTGGAGAATTAGTCCTTTCTCATGATCTCATATTAACAAATGGAGCATATATCACAGTATTGCCTGGTGGAAAAATATCCGGCAATTACACAATCAATGTAGCAGATGGTTCCAACCATAAAACGAATTATAATGGCGGCGAAGTCAATATCAAAACGTTTGATATAGATTGTACCGGGATATTCTATAATGCAGGTAAGTTAACTCTAAATTCTTACAATGCCTCAAGCTATGATGCCGTACTTATTAATCGCGGACATATAACAGCAAATACAATATTCGGGAATAACAATACCGATATTCAAAATGCATGTTACATTGAAACTAGCGGCAATTTGACTTGCAGAAAATTAGTGATGGGAAGTAGTTCAGCCATCAAATGCGGAAGTTTCACTAATGATGGAACTAGCATTCTGACAATGACTGCTCATGAAAATTCAATGCTAACTTGCACAGGTGCTATAGATATGAATCGAATTATAACAGGACCAAGATCAGGTTATGCTCTGATTAAGTTTGACGGTAGCAAATTAAGTGACCGTATCAACTACAGCAATGTCGCAGTGAATAATAATATAATTTGCGATATAGCAAACCAAAGATCAAGCGGATCCATTCATTTCTGGAATTGGACTCCATTTGATTGGTTAGTCAACAGATTATATCACGGCGCTACTTATTGCAACGAAAACAAGGCCAATTTCCTCTTACCAGCCGGAGATTGCACTGGCGAAGGGTACGGCGCTAGCGGTTCTGACGACGTAAATGTAAATCCAATGAATTATACTTATGCTTATGAGGATAATTATCCTTCAGCAGGAGATTATGATTTTAATGATATTGTATTAAATGTGTCAACAGAATATGACAGAGAAAAGAGAACCAATGACATCAAAAAAATACAATACAATGTAACTCTTAGTGCAGTAGGTGCAACAAAGAAACTTGGAGCTGCTCTTCGACTGGTTGGCATAAACAAAAGCGCCATTAAGTCAATTACATTTGGTGGGGATCAAAATTCATTCAGACAAACTTTATCTGGTTCAATGTTTGAAGATGCTACTACGGAAACAAATGGTAGTGAAGTTGTTATCCCATTATTCGGAGATGCTCATGCAGTATATGGTTACAGCCAAAGGAAAATGCTTAATACTGGACTGGAAAATACCAATAAGCTGTATACCCTTGAAGTGATTATAGAATTGAATGATCAAACTAAAACAGCTCCTATCATTAGTATGGACAACCTAGACTTTTTCATTGCTTACGGGAATATTGGTTCCAGAACAGAAATTCATTTATATGAGATGAAAAATTATGGAGCTACAGCTAATGGAACGATACATCAACAAAATTTAGATGCAGCAGGCAATTATACTTGGGCTATCCGTGTCCCAGAATTTAAATACCCGAAAGAATCTGTTGGCATAACGACTGCATATCCAGACTTTCAAGCATGGGCAACAGATAGAATGGTGCATACTGATTGGTATAAGTCTTACTCTAATAGCAAAGTATATATCAGAGAATAGTATACCCTAGAATACCCTCATAAAGAAAGCGGAAAAATATTTTTTCCGCTTTTTTTATAAAAGAACAAATATTTTTTTTAAACAATTCCTATTTCATTAGAGTTTTTTTTAAAAGATTCCATATCTTTGTCCCTTATCGAAATAAGCAATGTCAGTAAGTCCATAATATAAAATCAAAATTATATAAACAATCATGAAAAAGAAGATTATACTTATCGACGATAAGCCTTCCATCGGAAAAGTTGTATCTATCTATCTCAGCTCAGAATATGAGTTCATCTATTTCGAAAGCCCTATTAAAGCTATTGAGTGGTTGCAAAAAGGAGAAGTACCTGATCTAATCATATCAGACATTCGTATGCCTGATATGAGAGGAGACGAGTTTCTTAGCTACATCAAAAAGAATGAATTATTTAAATCAATACCGGTAATCATGCTCTCAAGTGAAGAAAGCACTACTGAAAGAATAAGATTACTCGAAGAGGGAGCTGCTGACTATATTTTGAAACCTTTCAATCCTCTTGAATTAAAAGTTCGCATAAAAAAGATAATTCAATAATCAAATTTCATGCAGCACCTTATCTACATAGGAGAGAACACTCAGGCCATCAAACGTTTTTCTAGTATGTTCCAAGGAGCATTCCATATCGCATCTTCGTGCAATAGGGTAAGCATGATTATTGACCAAATAAAAGAAAAAGAAGACATTTCACTCTTCTATGAACAGAAAAATCAAAAAGAAGATTTAGCAGATATATCCTATTTAAGAAAAAAGCACCATCAACTCTACATGGTATTGATTACTAAGGGGCTAGAAAAAGAAGAGGCTCTGAAATATCTAAAAGCAGGAATTAACAATACCATATCTCCTAAGGCTACAGAAGAATCATTCCACTTTTTGAATAAATTTATCTCTCAAAGGAAGGTAAACAAAAAAGAAAAAAGAAAGGACAACAAAATACAAATGTTTAAATTACCAACTTGGAAGAGAATATTTGATCTTGTCTTTTCTACTATTGCGCTGATGTTCTTATCGCCTTTATTGTGTCTGACCGCTATTGCTATACGACTAGAAAGCAAAGGAAGTATCATCTACAAATCGAAACGTGTAGGTAGCAATTACCTGATCTTTGATTTTTTGAAATTTCGCTCGATGTACACCAATGCCGACAAGCGATTAAAAGATCTCAATAAATTAAATCAATATCAAAACGAAGAAAGTGCGGAACCTCCTATTTGTGATAATACAATAGGAAGTAGCGAAGAAGAAATTGTTCTCATCTCTGATGATTTTGTTATATCCGAACAAGACTATATTAGCCAAAAATCTCAGGAGAAGAAAAATTCTTTCGTTAAATTGGAACATGATCCTCGCATTACAAAAGTAGGGCGTTTTATTAGAAAATATAGTATTGACGAACTACCACAACTCATTAACATATTAATTGGAGACATGTCTATCGTGGGAAATCGCCCTTTACCTCTTTACGAAGCGGAATTGTTGACCAGTGATGAATACATAGACCGCTTTATGGCACCTTCGGGACTCACCGGGTTATGGCAAGTGGAAAAACGAGGAGAATCCGGCAAATTATCTGCTGAAGAAAGAAAACAACTAGACATCACGTATGCTAAAACTTTTTCTTTCTGGCTGGATATTAAGATTATATTTAAAACTCTGACTGCTTTTATCCAAAAAGAAGATGTCTGATACGATTTCCTATCCACTCATCTCGATCATTACTATCAATTATAACGGTCTGCAAGATACATGCGAATTGATTGATTCTCTCTATTCCTGCATACACTCAGTAACGTATGAGATTATTGTAGTAGACAATGCATCAGAGAATCAGGAAGCATCGGTTATCAAACAGAAATACCCATCGGTCAATGTTATCGAAAGCAAGGATAACCTAGGCTTCTCCGGTGGAAATAACCTAGGCATCCGCCAGGCAAAAGGGGACTTCATCTTGCTTCTCAATAACGACACATTGGTCGAGAAAGATGGATTTCATCAATTAATAGAGACTTTTAATCAGAATCCATCTGTGGGAATGGTGTGTCCCAAGATACGTTTTGCCGATGATGAAATAATTATCCAATATGCCGGGTACACAGAACTAAGTAGTATTACCCTCAGAAACAGGGCTATAGGGCTAGGAGAAAAAGATAAGGGACAGTACAACAAATGTTATCAAACCTCTTATGTGCACGGTGCAGCTGTGATGATCAGAAAAGAAGCTATAAACAAAGTTGGCTTAATGCCGGAAATCTTCTTTCTATATTATGAAGAGATTGATTGGAGCACAAGTTTTAAAGAACACGGGTATGAGATATGGTACAATGGCAACTGTACCATCTATCACAAAGAGAGCCAAAGCGTAGGACAAGAGAGTGCAATGCGTAGCTATTATATGATGCGCAACAGACTTCTATACGCATGGCGGCATAAACATGGCTGGCAAAAATGGGCATCCATTATTTACCTGATGGTGATAGCTGCCGGAAAGAATAGTATGCTGCATATCTCTGAAAAAAAACCGCAACTAGCCCTTGCTATATTCAAAGGTATTATTGCCTTCATCTTTATGAAGAATAAATTAAAACAGCAATAATGAGATTATCCCTGAAAGAAAAAATAGAAAAACATCCGGCATTAAAATTAATGTTTCACAGATTCATCATGCATCCTACAAAAACAAGGCCGCAATGGTGGATTCGTCTATTTAGCTTTCTTTATCTCAAACGAGGCAAAGGTTCTGTTATCTATCGAAGTGTACGCATGGATCTCCCTCCTTTTAAACGCTTTTCTCTAGGTACCTATTCTGTCGTAGAAGATTATTCCTGCCTAAATAATGCCGTAGGCGATCTTATTATAGGCAACTATACTCGCATCGGTCTGCGAAACACCATAATCGGGCCTGTTAACATTGGTAACCATGTCAATCTAGCTCAAAATGTTACCGTCACCGCCCTTAACCATAACTTTGAAAACGTAGAGCTTAGAATTGACGAACAAGGTATCACAACATCTCCTGTCACCATTGAAGACGATGTATGGGTAGGAGCTAACGCTGTCATTTTACCGGGAGTAACTCTTGGAAAACACTCAGTTGTAGCTGCCGGAAGCATAGTTAGCCACTCCATTCCTCCTTACTCAGTATGCGCAGGTACCCCTGCACGAATTATCAAAAAATACAATTTTGATAACAAAAAATGGGAAAAGACTAATTTCTAACTACATATAGGGATCAACAAGCATTAATATACCACATAAAAGGGATTGCAGGATGTATGCAAGCGCCCTATCTTTGCAGTATCAGAATTTAATTAATTAGTCATAATTTTATTACGTAGCCACATTAAAGTAAAATTAGACAAATCCTGTCGAAGTGATTTCGCCGGGATTTTGTTTTTTTAAAG
This is a stretch of genomic DNA from uncultured Bacteroides sp.. It encodes these proteins:
- a CDS encoding sugar transferase is translated as MQHLIYIGENTQAIKRFSSMFQGAFHIASSCNRVSMIIDQIKEKEDISLFYEQKNQKEDLADISYLRKKHHQLYMVLITKGLEKEEALKYLKAGINNTISPKATEESFHFLNKFISQRKVNKKEKRKDNKIQMFKLPTWKRIFDLVFSTIALMFLSPLLCLTAIAIRLESKGSIIYKSKRVGSNYLIFDFLKFRSMYTNADKRLKDLNKLNQYQNEESAEPPICDNTIGSSEEEIVLISDDFVISEQDYISQKSQEKKNSFVKLEHDPRITKVGRFIRKYSIDELPQLINILIGDMSIVGNRPLPLYEAELLTSDEYIDRFMAPSGLTGLWQVEKRGESGKLSAEERKQLDITYAKTFSFWLDIKIIFKTLTAFIQKEDV
- a CDS encoding acyltransferase, whose amino-acid sequence is MMRLSLKEKIEKHPALKLMFHRFIMHPTKTRPQWWIRLFSFLYLKRGKGSVIYRSVRMDLPPFKRFSLGTYSVVEDYSCLNNAVGDLIIGNYTRIGLRNTIIGPVNIGNHVNLAQNVTVTALNHNFENVELRIDEQGITTSPVTIEDDVWVGANAVILPGVTLGKHSVVAAGSIVSHSIPPYSVCAGTPARIIKKYNFDNKKWEKTNF
- a CDS encoding response regulator, yielding MKKKIILIDDKPSIGKVVSIYLSSEYEFIYFESPIKAIEWLQKGEVPDLIISDIRMPDMRGDEFLSYIKKNELFKSIPVIMLSSEESTTERIRLLEEGAADYILKPFNPLELKVRIKKIIQ
- a CDS encoding glycosyltransferase family 2 protein, with translation MSDTISYPLISIITINYNGLQDTCELIDSLYSCIHSVTYEIIVVDNASENQEASVIKQKYPSVNVIESKDNLGFSGGNNLGIRQAKGDFILLLNNDTLVEKDGFHQLIETFNQNPSVGMVCPKIRFADDEIIIQYAGYTELSSITLRNRAIGLGEKDKGQYNKCYQTSYVHGAAVMIRKEAINKVGLMPEIFFLYYEEIDWSTSFKEHGYEIWYNGNCTIYHKESQSVGQESAMRSYYMMRNRLLYAWRHKHGWQKWASIIYLMVIAAGKNSMLHISEKKPQLALAIFKGIIAFIFMKNKLKQQ
- a CDS encoding LruC domain-containing protein, encoding MKITLKQTLAIALLTLSGMFVSCVDSGKDLYDAQKTKALYEEAFPVKNVDPEMDWKTTNTASVNVSVNEDEGIDYKIQVFDANPLNPESKAKLLTSGEANNETSFTTTMDYPSALTRVFIARVDANGRYMVTTDSIKNGVITASFGNTTISNRSLTRAASNEIPTIDAPYSPSDVSTMLNNVNATEIKDGWDLAGKKSWGGDYSTYPIFSIPNTNIRYFKITKNVSTNFSITSTNTKAKVIITGKLTINNNYNINSGEFIIADGGELVLSHDLILTNGAYITVLPGGKISGNYTINVADGSNHKTNYNGGEVNIKTFDIDCTGIFYNAGKLTLNSYNASSYDAVLINRGHITANTIFGNNNTDIQNACYIETSGNLTCRKLVMGSSSAIKCGSFTNDGTSILTMTAHENSMLTCTGAIDMNRIITGPRSGYALIKFDGSKLSDRINYSNVAVNNNIICDIANQRSSGSIHFWNWTPFDWLVNRLYHGATYCNENKANFLLPAGDCTGEGYGASGSDDVNVNPMNYTYAYEDNYPSAGDYDFNDIVLNVSTEYDREKRTNDIKKIQYNVTLSAVGATKKLGAALRLVGINKSAIKSITFGGDQNSFRQTLSGSMFEDATTETNGSEVVIPLFGDAHAVYGYSQRKMLNTGLENTNKLYTLEVIIELNDQTKTAPIISMDNLDFFIAYGNIGSRTEIHLYEMKNYGATANGTIHQQNLDAAGNYTWAIRVPEFKYPKESVGITTAYPDFQAWATDRMVHTDWYKSYSNSKVYIRE